The genomic window CAGGGTTAAAATATCTTTTCCTGTATAATTTTCCTGTTGACGACGTTCCTTAATTTCAGTATAAATTAAATCATCAATTTTACCTTTTATCCGTAAAAATCGCCCCCAAGGACTCCAGTTACCCCAATCTTTTTGGAGAAAAGGAAAGAAGATAATAGTAGCATTAGCAGGGGAATCAAAAAACGATAGCCACGCTTTTAATAAGTCTTTTAATTGCTGATATCGATCTCCTTCTGTAATACCAAAAACAGCTTTTAAAATCACCTTTAAAGTGATTTCTTGCATAATTTTACGAACATTAAAAGCTTGGTTAATTTGCAGGTTTTCGCTAACTTCATCCGTAATAGAGTAGATGAGTTGTGTATAACTTTGTAATCTTTCTCCATGAAAAGGAGGAGTTAATAATTTACGTTCTCGTTGATGTCTTTTTCCTTGTAAAAATAGTAAGGAATTCTCCCCTAACAAAGTCGTTAAAAAACTGCCTCCTGCTGCACTTCTAAAATCGGTTTTATCCTTGGTTAAAATTTCTTGGATTCCTTGAGGATTACTAATGTAAACGAAGGGACTTTCTGATTGACCAAAACTAAAGATATCTCCATACTTTTTATAATAATCTTCCAGGTAATCTAGAGGATAAAAAATCAGTTTGAATAATCTCAGGAGTCTGGGGGTAGAAATGCTAGGGGGTAAGGTCATGATCGTAAGATAAAGTAAAATGAATAACTATAAATAATCGTAACATAAAAAAATATTGATTATCAAAAGTTAATAGACTGCATATAATTTTAATATTTTGATAATGAGTTATCATTTATTAACAAAAAAATAGAAAGAAATTGACCCTAATCAGTTACAATGACTACAGAATTCTCCGATAAGGTAAAGTCGCTATGAAGCAAAGTCGTAGCCAAGGAATGGAAATCCAGAAGCTAACAGGACTAGAACCGAGACATTTCGCAGATTTAGTCAGAGCATCTCAACTGGTTTTTGACCCCACAGGAGGGGTTTTTGGAAGACATTTGCACGTTGATTGGTCTATTTTTGGATTATCCCCTCATATTATTGATAACTTGAGACAATTAGGGGAAAAGTATCAATATGCGTCTCCTCATGTTTCGATGGAAATTATTTGGGTTCAACTAACTCCAGAAACCCGTAGTTGGTTTATCGAACATAAAGATACTTTATGGCAAATAGAAGAAGCCTTTCCCCCTATTGATGAGGATTAAAGTTTCGTAGACTTAGTTATTTTGTCCCGCAAAAGATTGATTGAATGTTTTACAATTTTAGTCAAGAAATGCGGGACTTTTTTAGTTACTTATATTTTAGTTTCAAAATGAGAATAGGAAACGCCAAAATAAAAGTAGCAACATTGGTCATAATCACAGGAATATCTCTCATAAATAAACCGTAAATAATCCACAATAAAAGACCACTACAAAACAACAAAAACATTTCTAACGAAATATCTTTAGTGGAACGGGTTTTCCAAGTCTTTAGCATTTGGGGAAAAAAAGAAATGGTGGTTAAGGTTCCTGCTAATAAACCAATCCAAGTAATAGAATTCATAGGTCAGTCATAAGTCTTAATCAACGGATAATAATAACAAAAATGTAATCATTATTATTTCTGTGACTAAATTTAAGGTAAACTCAGGATAATTGCTATTAAATCATTAATATTAATCTTTATGAACCAGTCTACCCCTTATGTCTCTAACCAGCAAAAATTACAACAGTTAATGGAGGAGGCCGAAATTGCTAATTTCGAGCAATTAAGTCAATTGTCTGGGGTTTCTCAATGGCAGTTAAATCGACTATTAACCGGGTTACTTCCTAAATTACCCATTACAGACCTTCTTAAGCTATCTCAGGTGTTAAAAATCTCTCTAGAACAGTTGTTATTACAGTTTGAAACCACGGAATCTTTGAGTGCAGATTGGGAAATTGCTAGTCAAGGTATTTCGGCTAATATTGACAGTAATGCTATGGCGTTACAACAGGAATATAAACAGTTACAACAGCAACTGAATCAACAAAAAGAGCGATTAGAAAAGGAATTTCAAGGCTCTAGCATTGCTGCTTTGGAATCTTGGTTATTACAGTGGCCAACCGCTGCAATTGTCGCTCAAAAGAATCCTGAAATTTCTGCAGTTAAATTATTACCCTTAGTGAAACCCATTTTTGAATTACTCAAACAATGGGGACTGGAAATGAAGGGAAGTGTCGGAGAAGTGGTTTCTTATAATCCTCAGTTGCATCAACTATTAGAAGGGGGAGGCCATGCTGAACCGGGTGATCCCGTGATCATTCGCTATGTGGGATATAGTCACGACCATAAACTTTTGTATCGTGCCAAGGTCAGTCCTGTTAAGAAAGAAGAGACAACTAGCTAATTTTCGTTACAAATATTGACAAATTACCGACTTTTTTTCGGGGTTAGAGGCTATTTTTGTCAAAGTTGTCTGACATTTCCTCAAAAAACCCTATTTCGTTACATTTGATACTTACTTTTACTGTGACCTCTTTCTATGCTTAATGGCTAAGGTTGCTGTTAAGTTTCACTTCAACACATCCTTTTGTTGAATTGGTAATCATTAATTTTATGGCCCACCATGGAATTTTCATGTTGTTAGAGAAATATCCTCAACTACGGCCAATGATTAAGCAGGGTCGCTATTTACTCGGATATACGGATGGCAGTTGCGACGGTAAACAGATACCAGTATTTTTATTGCGTTCTCCCTGGACTCAATTTTGTATCTGGGCGAGTACAAATGAATTAGCTATACCAGCCGGAGGGGTTTTGGTTGTTACCGATGATCCTGAGTGGAGTGTAGAGAGTCACTGGAAAGCATACAGTTTAGTAACCCCTGCTTCTACTCACCCATCCCTGCAAAATCGTCGTCAGAAACGTTCAAACCCTGTCTCACCCATGACCACCCTTGCAGCCGAAATTGCCACCGAAGCAGCCCAAAATACTCGCATTCAGGGACATAATATGAGTCCTGCGACTTAACATATTCTGGGTAATTGTTCTCCGCTTAACATATCAACAATGCGCTGAGAACCGATTTTACTTTCTAAAGTAACTAAACCCATACCTGTTCCCTTGCCAGTTACTTCCCCAATAACAGAAGCGTCTTGAGAAAAAGATTTCATAATTTCCAAGGCACCTTTAACTGAGTTTTGCGGAATAAAAGCGACAAATTTCCCCTCGTTGGCAACATAGAGGGGATCAAACCCTAAAATTTCACAGGCCCCTTGTACATCTTCTTGAACAGCGATCGCTCTTTCTTTGATATTGATAGTAACTTCAGCACTGGTTGCAATTTCATTTAATGCACTGGCTAAACCCCCTCTGGTTAAGTCCCTTAAACAATGAATTTCTATGTCTTGATTAAGCATTTCTAAAACAATATTATGAAGCGGCGCACAGTCACTTTCGATGGTGGTTTCTAACTCTAATCCTTCCCTGAGTGCCATAATAGAAATGCCATGACGACCAATATCTCCATTGATTAAAATAGCATCCCCTGGGTGAACAAATTGAGGGGCAATGCTTTGATTATGTTCAATAATGCCGACTCCTGCGGTGTTAATAAAAATTCCATCTCCTTTACCACGATCAACAACTTTTGTATCTCCTGTAACAACCTGAATATTTGCTCTGTTGGCTGCTTTTTTTAAGGACTGAATCACTCGCCATAATGTTTCCATGGGTAGTCCTTCTTCGATAATCAATCCTAAACTTAAATAAAGGGGATGTGCGCCACTCATGGCGAGATCGTTGACGGTTCCATTGATGGCTAAACTGCCAATATCTCCCCCAGGAAAAAAAAGTGGATGAATGACATAAGAATCCGTTGTAAAGGCGATTTTAGACCCAGGAAGGTTAATGACAGCAGCGTCATGGGGAGGAATGTCTTGAGGCAGCTTAAAGGTGGAAAAAACCATTTTTTCCAGTAACTGCTGCATCAGTTTCCCCCCTCCTCCATGAGCGAGTAAAACTTGCGGATATTTATCCAAAGGAATGGGACAAGATACATTAAAATCGTTCATTTTAGATAATCAATCTCTAATTTATGCGTATATGAATTATAGAAATTGATCACAGTTACAGTATCTAGAAAAAAGCTTAAAATCTTAACAGTATGATTTACCAAACCATTGCTAAATCTAAAACAAATTCAGGTAAAATATCTTCACCCGATAAAAATATTGGCTCATTTAACACTTCTTTAGATTTTCCTTGACGATAAATCTCAACTTGTTGATCTTTACGATTAATTAACCACCCTAACTTAACGCCATTGGCTTGATATTCTGCCATTTTTTCCTGTGTATTTTTTACACTATCACTAGGGGACATTAATTCTAAAACAAAATCAGGGGCAATAGGGGGAAATTTCTCTTTTTGTTCGAGGGTTAATTGATTCCATCTTTCTAACTTTATCCAAGATACATCGGGCGATCGTTCTGCACCATTAGGAAATTTAAAACAAGTATTAGAATCAAAGACTTTCCCTAATTTTGTTTGACGATTCCAGAATACAAATTCAGCATTAATCTCTGAATTACGGTTTCCTGTTTCTCCTCCTGTGGGTGGCATAATCATTAATTCTCCCTTAGCATTCCGTTCAAAATTGATCTCAGGATTTTTACGACACAGTTGATAAAACTGTTCATCGGTCATTTTGCCAAGGGGTTCTAAATTAATCGTATAAGTAATCATTTTAAGCCTAACCCTAATAATGCTAACATCCTAACAGGTTTTGAAGTCGCCTGAATGGTCTTAATGGTTACTTGAAGAGATAGAGAGGCTAAGGGTATTATATTATTTCTTTACGGTGAATGGGATAGGTATGGAATCGAGTTAAATCTTTATCACTAAATGTTATAATTACTAAATATCACCCTGGTTTGTTTCTCGATTTATGTCTGCTAAAGATATTTTTCATAGTGCAGTGAGAAAAGGATTAGAAAAAGAGGGATGGATCGTTACAGATGACCCTTTAAGAATTGAAGTCGGTGATGTTGAAATGTATGTTGATTTAGGAGCAGAACAACTTTTAGCAGCAGAAAGGAATACTGAAAAAATTGCGGTTGAAATTAAAAGTTTTATAGGAAAATCTAGTATTTCAGAATTTCATACAGCCATTGGGCAATGTTTAAATTATCGCATTGCTTTAGAAGAAAAAGAACCAGAAAGGCAGTTATATTTAGCGATTCCCTTAGATATTTATTATAGTTTTTTTGAATTACGATTTATTCAAACAGTCCTTAAACGATTGCAAATTTCTTTAATTATTTATGATGCTATTGAGGAGGTTATTGTTACATGGAAAAATTAGAAAAATATCGTCACTATGTTAAACAAGTTATTACTGAATATTCTCAATTAGGTTCATCAAAAGATCCCATAGAACAACAGTTAATTTTTGACACCGTTAATGATCACTATCAATTGATGTATGTTGGTTGGAAAAATAGACGAAGATATCATGGTTGTGTTTTACATCTGGATATTAAAAATGGCAAAATTTGGATTCAACATGATGGAACGGAGGTGGGCATGGCTAATCAATTAGTTAAATTAGGTGTTCCTAAAGAAGATATTGTCTTAGCTTTTCATGAACCTTTACTTAGAGAATATACAGGGTTTGCAGTGGGTTGATTTGATTAATCCAGATTACACTCTAGCTTTACCCCTTTAAATAATAACCACAAACAAAGAGAAAATTCAGCGACTACTGCTGAAATAATCACTAACCAAGACGTAATTTCTGTATAATTAGGTAAGAGAAAATTAGCAAAACTATCCATTAAATAACCAAAACAGGCTACCATTAACCCGAAGCCTAAAAGTTTAGGAAAATAATATGAATTTACCATTAAATAACCCAGTAAAAAACAATGAATTCCAAAAAAGACTAAGGCGATGAGATAGCCATAATTATGAATATTGAGAAAGAGTAAAACTAAAGCATATAATTGATTCGTTTCAAAATTTTTTAGGTAATTAGCATGACTGATAAGTATTAAAGGGATAAAAAAATTCAGTAAGTTTATTCCTAAAATAGCATCTTGCATTAACCTGAAACTTACTGTCAGTAAAGCTATATTTTTATTAACTGATTTGAGTAAAATGTAAAAAATGATAGCGACAATCACATCACAAAGAATCATAATTAGATCACTAAGAAAACCTAAACGAAATAGGAATATAGAATCCATAATATTTGTAGCAGTTGTCACTGCATCTTCTGGAATAATAAGATGAGAACGAACATACATCTCGCTAAACAAACCACAAACAATAATAATTAAATATAAAACCCCTGCAACTCTTGCATAAAGCAATGGAGAGGTTTTAATTTTATCATTTATAATCATATTAATATCAATAATTCTAACAGTTAGATTAAGTCTTCAAAAACAGAGTTTTTGGGAAATAGGAGTAGCCTAAAATTAGACCCAGTTTAACCTAACTATTAGAATATTACAGTGAATTGGAAAAATACGAGAGATTAGTTGAGAAAAGCCCCACTTAATTTGGCTCCGATTAAGTTAGTTTGTTCTAAATTAACCCCTGTTAAATCAGCCCCTCTAAGATCAGCCCCCATCAAATTTGCTCCTTCTAAGTGAGTATTGGTTAAGTTGGCTCCTCCTAAATTTGCCCCACTCAGATCCGCTTCTCTTAAATCAGCCCCACTTAAGTCAGCCCCACTTAAATCAATATCGATCATTTCTGCACCGATGAGACAAGCTTGAATCATATTGGCATGAGTTAGATTAGATTGATTCAATTTAGCTTGGTTTAAATGGGCATCTGTTAAGGCAACCCCTTTTAAATCTGCTAAGATCAACTCTGCCCCTTCTAAGTGGACTCCAACCAAATTAGCATCACACAGACAAACGTGAACTAAAGTGACTCGACTAAAATCTCGTTCTCCGGCTGCATATCTTTTCAACATTTCTTGAGCGTTCATGTTAATTTCCTCGTTGTTTATTGGTGTTTTTTATGTGTTGTAAGCGGGCATTTCTTGATGGCAGTGACTACAATACCAGTAGAGACCTCGCCAATCGACATGGCGTAACAAAATATAAGAACAGCAAGGACAACTATGCTGATGGCTCATAGATTGGTCATATCTAGTGGTGTTTCTATGATGATCACGACAAGAAGAATAATGAAAGTTTTGAGAAGATTTTTTAAAAAGCGTTAGCATTATTTACCCGATTGGGATGAGAATGTTCTCTTTCTTAGCAAGAAAACACAGACTTCTCTCTCACAGGACGTAGAGTTTTATATCTATAGAGAAAAAAGTCTATTTCGTTCGACACATACCCGAAAACTATTCTCAAGTAACTACACCTTAACGTAGTATTTTAAATCCTTACAACAAAGACACAAAACTTTATACTTTCTTGGACAAAGTTACCCTTTTATCAAAAAAAATAACTCCTTATAATAAAAATTTAGACAAAAAGCCAGAATGCAAAAAAACTGATAATTGAAGCAAATCTAATTATTTTCGAGAGAAAAATATTTAAAATTGAGAGAAAAATAGGGAGAATTTTTTAAAGAGAGAAAAAAAGACTTAGGTAATTTTAGTGAAAATGTGTTAGAATTAGATTTTAGCAAGAGGTTACAAAATTATGCCCAATAATAGTATAGAAAGCAGGGCAGTAGCACGTCCCCCTAGTGATGGCAGTGAGTTAATTCCTGCTGAAGTTTCAAGAAATTTTAGTAATAGTGGCAATCAGTCTCCTGATCCCGTTCTGAAAGATGGCTACACCAGAGATGATGAAGGAATCATCAATAACTATGCCATCGAACCAGATGAGTACCAAGCAGATTATCCTGCACCTTATCAACAAAGACGTTATCTTTTTCAAGGAGCGATCGCAGTTGTCTTCATTGGTTGTATAATCTGGGTTGCTTTTATTGTCAGCTAAGTTGATCTCTCCCTAGTACGCTTTAAGTCAATTTAGAGACCCTAGGGTTATTACCCTGAGCGTGCCATATTCGCTCAGTGGCTGGACTCATAATTGAGATAACATTTTAGAGTTTGAATTGTCTAAAATTTACACAAATCTTTTCTTTCTTTAAAAGTCTGAAACAATAACTATTAAAGGAGGCAATGATGTCTTCAAATATAAACGAAGGAATACTTTTTACTATCATTTGTGAAGCCTTTTTACAAGATCGTCTTGTACACCTATTACAAACCATTGGAGTTTCTGGTTACACAATTATTCCTGCACAGGGTGCCGGTAGTCATGGTAAGCGCATGGGTGATATTGCTGGATACAACACCAATATTGAAGTCAAAACAATTGTTACCCCAGAGAAATCTGATCAATTATTAGATGCACTCGATCACTTTGAGATAAGTCACGCCTTGATTGCATTTCGGCAAAAAGTAGACGGTTTATTTGATTAATAGAAGTAAATTAACAAAAAACGGAGAATTATTATGTCAGAAGAAAGAAAAGGCAATAGAGAATCTAAAAAGCCTAAACAAAAAGCTAAAGGGTATAAAAAGCCTAAAAAAGATCCCAAACGACATGATGCAGTAGATTAAGAAAGGGTCGATAGAACCGCTTGAAAACCAATCAAGCGGATATCGTCTCTAGAAAAATATAGGATTTATATGACGAATACGATTAAAATATCCCCTGACAAGAGGAAACCGTTAACATTTAACTGGATAGCTATCGCCTTTTTTAGTGCAGTTCATCTAGTTGCACTTTCAGCCCCGTGGTTCTTTTCGTGGTCAGCTTTAGGGGTGGCTATTTTTCTCCATTGGTTGATCGGCAGTATTGGCATTTGTTTAGGGTATCATCGCTTATTAACTCACCGCAGTTTTGAAGTTCCAAAACCCCTAGAATATATCATTGCAATCATTGGTGCTTTAGCATTGCAAGGTAGCCCTATATTTTGGGTTTCAGGACACCGAATGCACCATGCTTATACTGAAGATATGGAAAAAGATCCTTACTCTGCGAAACGGGGTTTTTGGTGGAGTCATATACTCTGGTTGTTTTATGATCGTCCAGAATTTTTTAACTATGATCAGTATAAAAAATATGCCCCGGATCTTGATAAACAGCCCTTTTATCGTTGGTTAGATCGCTATTTCTTATTATTACAGTTACCTCTGGGACTTTTACTTTACCTTCTCGGTGGTTGGTCATTTGTTATTTATGGTTTGTTTGTCAGAACGGTTTTACTGTGGCATAGTACCTGGTTTATTAACTCTGTCTCTCATCTAATAGGCTATCGTACTTATAATAGTAATGATAATTCCCGTAACTTATGGTGGGCAGCTATCTTAACTTATGGAGAAGGTTGGCATAATAATCATCATGCTTATCCTAACATAGCTAAGGCCGGATTGAAATGGTGGGAACTTGATGTAACTTGGTGGGCAATTAAGATTTTGAGTAAACTGAATTTAGCTAAGAAGATTAAACTACCCGTTTAAAATGATTCCGAGACTTTTACCAGAAACAACCATCAATCAAACCATTGCTAATTTTTTAACTTGTTTAAAAGAAACGACTTTTTCAGGAGATATTAAAGGGGATATCGCTAACCGTTTAATTGCTTCGACTGATAACAGTATTTATCAAATTTTACCCCAAGGCGTTGTTTTTCCTCGTACCACCGAAGATATCAGAGAAATTTTTAAATTAGCTAACAAAACTGAATTTGAGTCTGTTACTTTTTCACCCAGAGGAGGGGGAACTGGTACCAATGGACAATCACTTTCTCCTAGTATTATTATAGACTGTTCTAAGTACATGAATCAAGTTTTAGAACTCAATTTAGAAGAAGATTGGGTTAGGGTTCAACCTGGAATTATTTTAGACCAATTGAACCAAATTTTATCGGAACATAATTTATTTTTTGCGCCTTCTCTTGCTCCTAGTAATCGTGCTACTATCGGGGGAATGATTAATACAGATGCTGCCGGTAAAGGTTCTCGTATTTATGGGAAAACCAGTGATCATATTTTGGAATTAAGTTGGGTTTTATCCAATGGAACTTTAAGCAGTTCCTCACAAATTAGTAGAGATGATTTAGATAGTTTAAAACAACAAAATGGAAGATTAGGAGAAATTTATAACCTTATTGATAAAATCGTCTCTGAAAAAGCAGAATTAATTGACAATATCTTTCCGAAGTTAACTCGATTTATGACGGGTTATAACGTAGCTAAAGTTTATGATGAAACAAGAAACTATTTTGATCTTAATCGAATTCTAGCGGGTTCAGAAGGAACATTAGGAATTATTACAGAAACGAAATTGAAGTTAACTAAAATTCCTAAAGCGACTCAATTATTAGCAATTCATTATCAGAATTTTGATGCGGCTTTAAAAGATGCTACAAACTTACTCAATTATGATCCTGCTGCTATTGAAACTGTGGACGAAATAATTTTAGAATTAGCTAAAAATGATAGTATTTATCAAGAGGTTAAAGACTTTATTTGTGAGGCTAAAGCTATTAATTTAGTTGAGTTTGTTGGAGAAACTAATCAAGATATAGAACAGCAAATAAGCCCTTTAATTGATCAATTAGAAAATTATAAAAATCCAGGTGTTCTAGGCTATTATCATACTGAAAAACCAGAAGAAATTAAGAAATTATGGTCATTAAGAAAAAAAGGAGCAGCTTTATTAGGAAGTATGCCAGGCCATCGCAAACCTATTGCTTTTATTGAAGATACTGCCGTTTCTCCTGAAAATTTAGCCAGTTATACCCATGAATTTCAAGCTTTATTAAACAGTTATAAACTTACTTATGCTATGTTTGGTCATGTCGATGTGGGTTGTCTTCATGTTCGTCCTGCGTTAGATATGAAAGTCCCTGAAGATGAAAAATTGATTAGAGAAATATCGGATCAAGTTGTTAATTTAGTTCGTAAATATGGTGGGGTTATCTGGGGAGAACATGGTAAAGGATTTCGCAGTGAATACACCCCTTTATTCTTTGGAGAAGAACTCTATCAAGACTTAAGAAGAATCAAAGAAGTTTTTGATCCAGATAATAAATTAAATCCAGGAAAAATAGTGACACCTTATAACAGTTCAGATGAAATTGTTAAACTAGAATCAACTTTAAGGGGACACTTTGATCGTCAGGTTTCTCAACAGTTTAGAACTGAGTATGAAGCAGTCTTTAATTGTAATGGAAATGGTGCTTGTTTTAACTTTAATCCTGATGAAATTATTTGTCCTTCTGCTAAACAAACTCGCAATCGCATTCACTCCCCAAAAGGCAGGGCAATGTTATTAAGAGAATGGTTAAGATTACTGTCAAAATCAAATTTCAAAGACAGCTTTAAGGAGAATTTATCCTTTCCTAAAAAGGTCTGGTACACCCTAGACAAATGGCAAGGAAAAGAAGATTTTTCCCATGATGTTTATGAAGCAATGCAAGGCTGTCTTGCTTGTAAAGGATGTATAAGTCAATGTCCCATTCATGTTGATATTCCTGACTTAAAATCTCAATTTTTAGAACGTTATCATAGTCGTTATTTACGTTCTTTTAGAGATTATTTAATGGCTAATATTGAAAAATTAATCTATTATCAATCTTTTGCGCCTAATTTATTTAATAGTTTGGTGCAGAACACTATAAGTAAATTATTAATCAATAAAACCTTAAATTTAGTTGATACTCCCCTTATTAGTTACCCAACTGTACGAGATAAATTACCTATAGCGTTAAATATAGAAACCTTAGATAAGTTATCAGTAGAAGAACAAAAAAATAGCATTATTTTGCTACAAGATGCCTTTACCAGTTTTTATGAATCACAGTTAGTGATAGACACTTATCATTGTCTAGAAAACTTAGATTATAATGTTTATATTTTGCCTTTTTTTATCAATGGAAAAACCCTACATCTAAAAGGTTTTATTAATAATTTCAAGATGGTTATTCATAATAATATTAATGCCTTGAAAACAGTTTTAGACTTAGATATTCCGATAATTGGCATTGAACCTAGTATGACCTTAACTTATCGAGATGAGTATGAAAAAATTGCTTCTGATAAAAACATTTTTAAGAAAGTTCAACTCATCCAAGAATTTTTAGTAACACAAGAGAAAAGATTCCCCAAAATTCAATCAACCCATCCCTATTATTTATTAGCACATTGTCATGAAAAATCCCTAGCTTTTAACTCAGAAAAGCAATGGCAAACAGTTTTTAAAAACATGGGAATTAGTTTAAATATTGTATCTGTTGGTTGTTGTGGAATGGCTGGAATGTATGGCCATGAAAAAGAACATTATGAAAATTCTAAAGGTATTTATCAGAGTAGTTGGCAACAACATTTACCTAAAAAGATTGACGAACAACCCTATTATTTAGTTACGGGATATTCCTGTCGTTCTCAAGTCAAAAGATTTTCAGGATGGAAACCCCAACATCCTATTCAAGCTTTAAATCAATTAATCTCTTTCTCCAAAAATAATAGTTCCTAAACGTATCATCGT from Crocosphaera subtropica ATCC 51142 includes these protein-coding regions:
- the ydiJ gene encoding D-2-hydroxyglutarate dehydrogenase YdiJ, whose protein sequence is MIPRLLPETTINQTIANFLTCLKETTFSGDIKGDIANRLIASTDNSIYQILPQGVVFPRTTEDIREIFKLANKTEFESVTFSPRGGGTGTNGQSLSPSIIIDCSKYMNQVLELNLEEDWVRVQPGIILDQLNQILSEHNLFFAPSLAPSNRATIGGMINTDAAGKGSRIYGKTSDHILELSWVLSNGTLSSSSQISRDDLDSLKQQNGRLGEIYNLIDKIVSEKAELIDNIFPKLTRFMTGYNVAKVYDETRNYFDLNRILAGSEGTLGIITETKLKLTKIPKATQLLAIHYQNFDAALKDATNLLNYDPAAIETVDEIILELAKNDSIYQEVKDFICEAKAINLVEFVGETNQDIEQQISPLIDQLENYKNPGVLGYYHTEKPEEIKKLWSLRKKGAALLGSMPGHRKPIAFIEDTAVSPENLASYTHEFQALLNSYKLTYAMFGHVDVGCLHVRPALDMKVPEDEKLIREISDQVVNLVRKYGGVIWGEHGKGFRSEYTPLFFGEELYQDLRRIKEVFDPDNKLNPGKIVTPYNSSDEIVKLESTLRGHFDRQVSQQFRTEYEAVFNCNGNGACFNFNPDEIICPSAKQTRNRIHSPKGRAMLLREWLRLLSKSNFKDSFKENLSFPKKVWYTLDKWQGKEDFSHDVYEAMQGCLACKGCISQCPIHVDIPDLKSQFLERYHSRYLRSFRDYLMANIEKLIYYQSFAPNLFNSLVQNTISKLLINKTLNLVDTPLISYPTVRDKLPIALNIETLDKLSVEEQKNSIILLQDAFTSFYESQLVIDTYHCLENLDYNVYILPFFINGKTLHLKGFINNFKMVIHNNINALKTVLDLDIPIIGIEPSMTLTYRDEYEKIASDKNIFKKVQLIQEFLVTQEKRFPKIQSTHPYYLLAHCHEKSLAFNSEKQWQTVFKNMGISLNIVSVGCCGMAGMYGHEKEHYENSKGIYQSSWQQHLPKKIDEQPYYLVTGYSCRSQVKRFSGWKPQHPIQALNQLISFSKNNSS